A single region of the Candidatus Stygibacter australis genome encodes:
- a CDS encoding peroxiredoxin, protein MALKIGDKAPAIVLPNQDNQMVDLDDLLGKWLVIYFYPKDNTPGCIIEAKDFSCLQEEFAQAGVQVVGISKDSIQSHQRFISKQELSLQLLSDADLTTIKAYDTWRKKKMYGKSFLGVIRSTFLIDPRGDINEAWYNVKAKEHAQKVLEEVRKKISK, encoded by the coding sequence ATGGCCTTGAAAATTGGAGATAAAGCACCTGCAATTGTTTTACCAAATCAGGATAACCAGATGGTTGATCTTGATGATCTACTCGGTAAGTGGCTGGTAATCTATTTTTACCCTAAGGATAATACTCCCGGCTGCATAATTGAAGCCAAAGATTTTTCTTGTCTTCAGGAAGAATTTGCTCAAGCTGGAGTTCAGGTTGTGGGGATCAGCAAAGATTCTATTCAGAGCCACCAGAGATTTATCAGTAAACAGGAACTGAGCCTGCAATTGCTCAGTGATGCTGATCTTACTACAATTAAAGCCTATGATACCTGGCGGAAAAAAAAGATGTATGGTAAATCCTTTCTAGGTGTAATTCGTAGTACTTTTTTGATTGATCCCAGGGGAGATATCAATGAGGCATGGTATAATGTAAAAGCAAAAGAACATGCTCAGAAGGTGCTGGAGGAAGTTCGAAAGAAGATTTCAAAGTGA
- a CDS encoding tetratricopeptide repeat protein, translating to MDRRVFYLLLVILMALTSSLWSEKSTERLAREKGVEAEGLWEAENYTESAIACEEAIKLFKQAVTEDQVPNDEALIGHWLAITFDCFVKSSNFENALRILEDMITLDPENMKYYTQKAILQKKLNRFDDAIETYTYIDSVKPSYKNSKAIASIYKDREDWENALKWYYLSYDQRQDSNTIKDIAVINLTLGRNEAAIQAYKDFLDTDPATATKIKTYTNLGKLYEDLGEINNALEYYEKSNELRYNNQITLLLISRYYDLNIYDKSLKNIDLYLKNKPDGADALYYRAMIKYNKGDLIEARKDFEAIQNNPTYGSIAKGYIESINSQ from the coding sequence ATGGATAGAAGAGTTTTTTATCTGTTATTAGTGATACTGATGGCATTAACATCAAGCTTATGGTCAGAAAAATCTACTGAGAGATTGGCTCGAGAAAAGGGAGTGGAAGCTGAGGGGCTCTGGGAAGCTGAGAATTATACTGAATCAGCAATAGCTTGTGAAGAAGCAATTAAATTATTTAAACAGGCAGTTACTGAAGACCAGGTTCCTAATGATGAAGCACTGATCGGTCACTGGCTGGCAATTACTTTTGATTGCTTTGTGAAATCATCTAATTTTGAAAACGCTCTCCGTATTCTGGAAGATATGATCACACTCGATCCTGAAAACATGAAATATTATACTCAAAAAGCAATTCTGCAAAAGAAACTGAATAGATTTGATGATGCAATAGAAACCTATACCTATATTGACTCAGTAAAACCAAGTTATAAAAACAGTAAAGCCATAGCTTCAATCTATAAAGACCGTGAAGACTGGGAAAATGCACTCAAATGGTATTACCTTTCTTATGACCAAAGACAGGATTCAAATACTATCAAAGATATTGCTGTAATAAATCTTACTTTGGGCAGGAATGAAGCAGCCATTCAAGCCTATAAAGATTTCCTTGATACAGATCCTGCTACTGCTACAAAAATAAAGACCTATACAAATCTTGGAAAACTTTATGAGGATCTGGGTGAGATCAATAATGCTCTGGAATATTATGAAAAATCTAATGAATTGCGATATAATAATCAAATTACATTATTATTAATAAGTCGCTATTATGATCTGAATATATATGATAAAAGTCTTAAGAATATTGACCTATACCTTAAAAACAAACCTGATGGTGCTGATGCATTATATTATAGAGCAATGATCAAGTATAATAAGGGAGACTTAATAGAAGCCCGAAAGGATTTTGAAGCGATACAAAATAATCCCACTTATGGTTCAATTGCTAAGGGTTATATTGAGTCAATTAACTCTCAATAA
- a CDS encoding uracil-DNA glycosylase: MSVKAFNQYLEFLKISGIQDIFVKETSREQETVSDDILEGKQQLLQELSQKYSDCRKCILNTGRIKLVYGQGNADAKMMVIGEAPGAEENKTGHAFVGRAGQLLDRQLKAINLTREDIYIANIVKCRPPGNRDPQKDEMESCLPYLLEQIEIIQPQIFLLLGRIAAQALLETTTSLGRLRLTAHTFNGIPAYVTYHPAAVLRFTEYRKPTWEDLKRVRDQYFNLPPKIR; this comes from the coding sequence ATGTCTGTGAAAGCTTTTAATCAATATCTTGAGTTCCTGAAAATATCAGGAATTCAGGATATTTTTGTAAAAGAAACATCGAGGGAGCAGGAAACTGTATCTGATGATATTCTGGAAGGAAAGCAACAATTATTACAGGAATTGAGTCAGAAATATTCTGACTGCAGGAAGTGTATATTGAACACCGGCAGGATCAAGCTTGTTTATGGTCAGGGAAACGCAGATGCAAAGATGATGGTGATTGGAGAAGCTCCAGGGGCTGAAGAGAATAAGACCGGACATGCTTTTGTGGGAAGAGCAGGTCAATTGCTGGATCGGCAATTGAAGGCGATTAATTTAACACGTGAAGATATATATATTGCTAATATTGTGAAATGTCGCCCTCCTGGTAATCGGGATCCACAGAAAGATGAAATGGAATCCTGCCTGCCATATTTGCTAGAACAAATTGAGATCATTCAGCCTCAAATATTCCTCTTATTAGGCAGGATCGCTGCTCAGGCATTATTGGAGACCACTACATCGCTTGGTAGATTAAGGCTTACTGCCCATACATTCAATGGCATACCTGCTTATGTGACCTATCATCCAGCAGCTGTACTGCGGTTTACAGAATATCGCAAACCCACCTGGGAAGATCTGAAGCGAGTGCGTGATCAATATTTCAATTTACCACCAAAGATAAGATAA
- the gmk gene encoding guanylate kinase, which produces MPYEHKPYLLILIAPSGGGKSTICDEILSRYREFVYSISFTTRKARGDEMDGVDYFFLEEDEFLKKQEVGVFIESALVHGKWYGTSKEFIDEQLAKGFDIILDIDVQGALKILDSGVECVSVFLLPPTQEVLRDRLEKRGTDTREIIELRMENAAKEVALIGRFDYLVINDNLEMAVNDIEKIIRAEKLRVKRYKEIKENYYRSENA; this is translated from the coding sequence ATGCCATATGAACATAAGCCATATCTGCTGATCCTGATAGCACCTTCCGGAGGTGGAAAATCTACCATCTGCGATGAGATATTATCAAGATATCGGGAGTTTGTCTATTCCATATCATTTACAACACGCAAAGCGCGTGGAGATGAAATGGATGGAGTGGATTATTTTTTTCTGGAAGAAGATGAATTTCTGAAGAAGCAGGAAGTTGGTGTTTTTATTGAAAGTGCCCTGGTGCACGGCAAGTGGTATGGTACATCAAAAGAATTTATTGATGAGCAATTAGCAAAGGGCTTTGATATAATTCTTGATATTGACGTACAGGGTGCGCTTAAAATACTTGATAGTGGAGTAGAATGCGTATCAGTATTTTTATTACCCCCTACTCAGGAAGTATTACGGGATCGCTTAGAAAAGCGAGGTACAGATACTCGTGAAATTATTGAACTGAGGATGGAAAATGCTGCAAAAGAGGTTGCCCTGATAGGCAGGTTTGATTATCTGGTGATCAATGATAACCTTGAGATGGCAGTGAATGATATTGAAAAGATAATACGGGCAGAGAAACTGCGTGTGAAAAGATATAAAGAGATAAAAGAAAATTATTACAGGAGTGAAAATGCTTAA
- the gcvH gene encoding glycine cleavage system protein GcvH, with translation MVKQDLYYTESHEWVKIEGEEAYIGITEYAAKELGEIVFVELPEEGDEVKLGEAFGSVEAVKAVEDIKAPMSGEVLEINEDLEDTPEMVSKDAFGDGWMIKIKLTNLDEKKNLLSAADYAKLID, from the coding sequence ATGGTAAAACAGGATTTGTATTATACTGAAAGCCATGAATGGGTAAAGATAGAAGGCGAAGAAGCTTATATTGGTATCACAGAATATGCAGCAAAAGAGCTTGGTGAAATCGTTTTTGTAGAATTACCCGAAGAAGGTGATGAAGTCAAATTGGGAGAGGCATTTGGCAGTGTGGAAGCAGTTAAGGCTGTAGAAGATATCAAAGCTCCCATGTCAGGAGAAGTGCTTGAGATCAATGAAGATCTGGAAGATACTCCTGAGATGGTCAGTAAAGACGCTTTTGGTGATGGCTGGATGATCAAGATCAAATTAACCAATCTCGATGAGAAAAAGAATTTATTGAGTGCTGCTGATTACGCAAAGCTGATTGATTAA
- a CDS encoding GDP-mannose 4,6-dehydratase, whose amino-acid sequence MRILVTGGAGFIGSHLVEKLLSDGHEVDNLDNFNDFYAPEIKRDNVSNCNSFRGYRLLEGDIRGRKYLTNIFDDREYDLVIHLAAMAGVRPSLQQPLLYSEVNINGTQNLLEECRRKGIKKFIFASSSSVYGNSQSLPFKETNNVDHPISPYAATKKAAELICHSYHHLYDISMICLRFFTVYGPRQRPDLAIHKFTNLISRGETLQLFGDGTTARDYTYIDDIITGVTGAIEYINDHQCFEVINLGESETISLLEMVEIISDEMGRKVDCEFLPMQPGDVICTFADISKAKKMIGYNPQTDFKSGIRKFLNWYNKQNNL is encoded by the coding sequence ATGAGAATTCTCGTTACTGGTGGAGCAGGATTTATTGGCTCGCATCTGGTGGAAAAGCTTCTGTCTGACGGACATGAAGTTGATAATCTTGATAATTTTAACGATTTTTATGCCCCTGAGATTAAGCGTGATAACGTCTCTAACTGCAATTCTTTCAGAGGATACCGGTTACTTGAAGGAGATATTCGAGGCCGTAAATATTTAACCAATATCTTTGATGATCGCGAATATGATCTGGTTATTCATCTTGCTGCAATGGCAGGAGTTCGACCATCACTTCAGCAACCCCTTTTATATAGTGAAGTCAATATTAATGGCACTCAAAATCTATTGGAAGAATGCCGAAGGAAGGGGATAAAGAAATTCATTTTTGCTTCCTCCTCTTCTGTGTATGGCAACAGCCAGAGTTTACCTTTCAAAGAGACTAATAATGTGGATCACCCCATATCACCCTACGCAGCGACCAAAAAAGCAGCTGAGCTAATTTGTCATTCATATCATCATCTATATGATATTTCGATGATCTGCTTAAGATTTTTTACTGTATATGGTCCCCGTCAACGACCAGATCTGGCAATACATAAATTTACAAATCTAATTTCGAGGGGAGAAACACTTCAGCTATTTGGTGATGGCACTACTGCACGTGATTATACATATATTGATGACATAATCACAGGCGTGACCGGGGCAATTGAATATATAAATGACCATCAATGTTTTGAAGTGATCAACCTGGGAGAATCTGAAACAATTAGCTTACTTGAAATGGTAGAGATAATTTCTGATGAAATGGGCAGGAAAGTTGATTGTGAATTTCTGCCAATGCAGCCTGGAGATGTGATTTGCACTTTTGCAGATATTAGCAAAGCAAAAAAAATGATTGGTTATAATCCCCAGACAGATTTCAAGTCAGGGATCAGGAAATTTCTGAACTGGTATAATAAACAAAATAATTTATAA
- a CDS encoding UDP-glucose/GDP-mannose dehydrogenase family protein yields MKIAVIGTGYVGLVTGTCFAEMGNQVICVDNNIEKINMLNRGEIPIWEPGLESMVNNNVEQSRLCFTTDIASAVKASEICFIAVGTPPGEDGSADLQYVLAVAADIAHNMDSYKIIVDKSTVPVGTADLVGKTVKAILTERNVDYSFDVVSNPEFLKEGSAIADSMKPDRVIVGTDNPKVGEVMQELYEPFSRSRDKTIIMSVRSAEMTKYAANAMLATKISFMNDIANLCDILKADVEDVRKGIGSDSRIGYQFIYPGVGYGGSCFPKDVKALIKMALKEDTHVRVLEAVEAVNDDQKDILVQKVKDYYNNDLKGKIFAMWGLAFKPKTDDMREAPSIRIIKGLIAAGARVIAYDPVATETAKKAIGKLDGLTYGEDNYSICEDADGLLVVTEWNQFRNPDFTLIKSKMRRPVIFDGRNVFKPQEVRKSGFDYFGIGRV; encoded by the coding sequence ATGAAAATAGCTGTCATAGGAACAGGCTACGTGGGACTTGTAACGGGGACCTGTTTTGCAGAGATGGGCAATCAGGTGATCTGTGTGGATAACAATATAGAAAAAATTAATATGCTCAATCGCGGAGAAATTCCTATCTGGGAACCGGGACTCGAAAGCATGGTCAATAATAATGTGGAGCAGAGTAGATTGTGTTTTACCACCGATATCGCCAGTGCAGTTAAAGCATCTGAAATCTGCTTTATTGCTGTGGGAACACCTCCTGGAGAAGATGGCTCAGCAGACTTGCAGTATGTGCTGGCAGTTGCCGCAGATATTGCCCATAATATGGATAGTTACAAGATAATAGTAGATAAATCCACAGTTCCTGTAGGAACAGCGGATCTAGTGGGAAAAACCGTGAAGGCTATTCTGACAGAGCGAAATGTAGATTATAGTTTTGATGTGGTCTCTAATCCCGAATTCCTGAAAGAAGGCTCAGCCATAGCAGACAGCATGAAGCCGGATCGCGTGATAGTGGGCACAGACAACCCGAAAGTTGGTGAGGTCATGCAGGAATTATATGAACCATTCAGCCGTTCACGTGATAAGACCATTATTATGAGTGTACGCTCAGCTGAGATGACTAAATATGCTGCAAATGCCATGCTGGCTACCAAGATATCCTTTATGAATGATATTGCTAATCTCTGTGATATTCTCAAAGCCGATGTAGAAGATGTTCGCAAAGGAATAGGCTCAGATAGCAGAATCGGCTATCAGTTTATTTATCCCGGTGTTGGTTATGGTGGAAGCTGTTTTCCCAAGGATGTGAAAGCATTGATCAAGATGGCACTTAAGGAAGATACGCATGTGCGGGTACTGGAAGCAGTGGAAGCCGTGAATGATGATCAAAAAGATATTCTGGTGCAAAAAGTGAAAGATTATTATAATAATGATCTTAAGGGTAAGATATTTGCAATGTGGGGATTGGCATTTAAACCCAAAACAGATGATATGCGTGAAGCTCCATCAATAAGAATTATTAAAGGCTTGATCGCTGCTGGTGCCAGAGTGATAGCTTATGATCCTGTGGCTACAGAAACAGCCAAAAAAGCGATTGGAAAGCTGGATGGACTCACTTATGGAGAAGATAACTACAGCATTTGTGAAGACGCTGATGGGCTGCTGGTGGTTACTGAATGGAATCAATTCCGTAATCCAGATTTTACATTGATCAAATCAAAAATGCGTCGTCCAGTAATTTTTGACGGGAGAAATGTATTTAAACCGCAGGAAGTAAGAAAATCAGGATTTGATTATTTTGGCATTGGAAGAGTATAA
- the tpiA gene encoding triose-phosphate isomerase: MRKIYIAGNWKMNMTFQAADDFFFQLGDYLKNNGSKNIEALIFPPFTYLELATDTADETSLSIGVQNVSERDNGAYTGEISAEILSSMDVEYSLVGHSERRQYFNEKNSLLNQKIKKLRSFFIKPVLCVGESLAEREAGKAFEVVQEQLKNCLKDIKIDEDILIAYEPVWAIGTGKTATPEQAQEIHLMIRNWIKENYDEETAANLPILYGGSVKPANLAELLLQSDIDGGLIGGASLNSDSYIEMLEIARKM; encoded by the coding sequence ATGAGAAAAATTTATATTGCTGGAAACTGGAAGATGAACATGACCTTCCAGGCTGCTGATGATTTCTTTTTTCAATTGGGAGATTATCTTAAGAATAATGGCTCAAAAAACATCGAAGCATTGATCTTCCCCCCCTTCACCTATCTTGAACTGGCAACTGATACCGCTGATGAAACATCCCTCAGCATTGGTGTGCAGAATGTATCTGAGCGGGATAATGGTGCATATACTGGAGAAATTTCAGCAGAAATACTTTCATCAATGGACGTGGAATATTCCCTGGTTGGTCACTCGGAAAGACGCCAGTATTTCAATGAGAAAAATTCACTCCTTAATCAGAAAATCAAGAAACTTCGCAGTTTCTTTATTAAGCCAGTCCTTTGCGTGGGAGAATCATTGGCTGAAAGGGAAGCCGGCAAAGCCTTTGAAGTAGTGCAGGAGCAACTTAAAAACTGCCTCAAAGATATAAAAATTGACGAGGATATCTTAATTGCTTATGAACCCGTGTGGGCGATTGGCACGGGTAAAACAGCAACTCCAGAGCAGGCTCAGGAAATACACCTGATGATAAGGAACTGGATAAAAGAAAATTATGATGAAGAAACCGCAGCAAATTTGCCAATTCTATATGGTGGCAGTGTGAAACCAGCCAACCTGGCGGAACTTTTACTTCAATCAGATATTGACGGTGGTTTGATCGGTGGAGCTTCACTTAATAGTGACAGCTATATTGAGATGCTTGAAATTGCCCGTAAAATGTAG
- a CDS encoding ABC transporter ATP-binding protein has protein sequence MKNLVKIYKIMLQRWGYALGGIIFSLGFALFSGVSILMVIPLLDNVFVSDKPVVLHHTFPQFWQAIQQMVSSSISDLGGLGAIISERSYQPILESLSDIMKQSDPVMLLWTIAVLFGVLTILKNAFFMGQNYLFAYLQGYTIREVRNLMYHKYLYQSLAFFNKNRIGDSLVRMVNDVQIVNLMFIESMFRSFQDVILIAVYMATAISINSRLFLISIIVMPLFSLGVTAIGIKMKKYARRIQTQMSHLFSYVEEVLSSIKIVKAFSREKMEYERFKGINDKQLTFWLKSKIYHLLTTPLSELNSVLIGCLVLVIGGKIVLAPESTFTFGSFMAFLFAIFSMLRPFKNLTKTYANFRKAMISLDRISEILDQDSEIKEDADPQEKSSFDSQIELKNISFSYDGNREVLKDIDLKINKGEKIALVGSSGSGKTTIANLLTRMYDATSGEINIDGIPIKKIKIKDLRLLFGTVTQDSILFSDTVVNNIAYGSLNECERGIIINSARIANAEEFILNMDNGYDTMLDTKAGNLSGGQKQRLCIARSIVGDPPILIFDEATSALDTEAEQKVQKAIEQATKDRTVVMIAHRLSTILNSDKIVVLDKGKIVGIGTHQELLKTNFRYQTLYNLQFKDSTSG, from the coding sequence ATGAAGAATTTAGTTAAGATATACAAGATAATGCTTCAACGCTGGGGTTATGCCCTGGGAGGAATAATTTTCTCTCTTGGTTTCGCTCTATTCAGCGGAGTGAGTATATTAATGGTAATTCCTCTTCTGGACAATGTTTTTGTTTCAGATAAACCAGTTGTATTACATCACACTTTCCCGCAATTCTGGCAGGCGATCCAGCAGATGGTCAGCAGTTCAATATCTGATCTTGGCGGATTGGGAGCAATCATTTCAGAAAGAAGCTATCAGCCAATTCTGGAGAGCCTTTCGGATATCATGAAGCAGTCTGATCCGGTGATGCTGCTCTGGACTATTGCGGTATTATTTGGCGTCCTAACTATATTAAAAAATGCCTTCTTTATGGGACAGAATTATCTTTTTGCCTATTTGCAGGGTTACACGATCAGGGAAGTGCGAAACCTGATGTATCATAAATACCTCTATCAGAGTCTGGCATTTTTTAATAAGAACAGGATCGGAGACTCTCTGGTGCGGATGGTGAATGATGTTCAGATCGTCAATTTGATGTTCATAGAATCCATGTTCCGCTCCTTTCAAGACGTCATTCTGATTGCTGTATATATGGCCACAGCAATATCAATAAATAGCAGATTATTTTTGATATCGATCATCGTAATGCCCCTCTTTTCCTTGGGAGTTACAGCAATTGGAATCAAAATGAAGAAATATGCCCGACGGATTCAAACTCAGATGTCTCATCTTTTCAGTTATGTGGAAGAGGTGCTGTCGAGTATTAAGATTGTGAAAGCTTTTTCACGTGAGAAAATGGAATATGAACGATTTAAGGGAATCAATGACAAGCAGTTAACTTTCTGGCTTAAATCCAAGATTTATCATCTACTCACTACTCCTCTGTCTGAATTGAACAGCGTTCTGATCGGCTGCCTTGTTCTAGTGATTGGTGGCAAGATAGTTCTTGCACCAGAAAGCACTTTTACGTTCGGCAGTTTTATGGCTTTCTTATTTGCCATATTTTCTATGCTTCGCCCTTTTAAGAACTTGACAAAGACTTATGCGAATTTCCGTAAGGCGATGATATCTTTAGACCGAATATCAGAAATCCTGGACCAGGATAGTGAGATAAAGGAAGATGCTGACCCTCAGGAAAAGAGCAGTTTTGACAGTCAGATAGAGCTTAAGAACATCTCCTTTTCTTATGATGGTAATAGAGAGGTACTCAAAGATATCGATCTTAAGATCAATAAAGGCGAAAAAATCGCTCTTGTGGGCAGCAGCGGATCAGGGAAAACCACTATTGCCAACTTGCTGACCAGAATGTATGATGCCACTTCCGGAGAGATCAATATCGATGGTATTCCTATCAAAAAAATTAAAATCAAAGATCTCAGATTGCTTTTTGGCACTGTTACTCAAGATTCTATTTTATTTTCAGATACTGTTGTCAATAACATTGCTTATGGCTCTCTGAATGAATGTGAACGCGGAATTATCATTAATTCTGCCAGGATTGCCAATGCAGAAGAATTTATCCTTAACATGGATAATGGCTATGATACAATGCTTGATACAAAAGCTGGAAATCTTTCTGGAGGACAGAAACAAAGATTATGTATTGCCAGAAGTATTGTGGGTGATCCACCAATCCTGATCTTTGATGAAGCTACCAGTGCTCTGGATACTGAAGCAGAACAAAAAGTTCAGAAAGCTATCGAGCAGGCTACTAAGGATAGAACTGTGGTCATGATAGCTCACAGGCTTTCCACGATTCTTAATTCAGATAAAATTGTTGTGTTGGACAAGGGTAAAATCGTGGGGATAGGAACACATCAGGAATTGCTGAAAACTAATTTCCGCTATCAAACTCTTTATAATCTGCAATTTAAAGATAGTACTTCTGGATAA